The following proteins are encoded in a genomic region of Gemmatimonadota bacterium:
- the galU gene encoding UTP--glucose-1-phosphate uridylyltransferase GalU, which yields MKIRKAVIPAAGHGSRMLPATKALPKEMMPIVDKPAIQYIIEELVNSGIEDILIITGRGKRAIEDHFDRNIEIAHALHERADGKMLETLDRIEQLADIHYVRQKDQLGTGHAVLKARKHIGNEPFAVLYGDDLVVSERPCIGQMIDHYNKYNSSILAVKEVPQERISSYGVIKGTRINDVYLVEGLIEKPDPAKAPSNLATLGRYIFGPEIFDFLEQIEPAENGEYQLTDAIELMSQSRAVYACAIEGEWHTVGDLLSYLKTSVAFSLTHPAIAKDFRKYLRELIPLLEEEKKSL from the coding sequence TTGAAAATTCGGAAAGCCGTAATACCCGCAGCGGGGCACGGCAGTCGCATGCTGCCCGCCACCAAGGCCCTGCCCAAAGAGATGATGCCCATTGTTGACAAGCCGGCGATTCAATACATCATTGAGGAACTCGTCAACTCGGGTATTGAAGACATCCTGATCATCACGGGCCGGGGAAAACGCGCAATTGAAGATCATTTTGATCGCAATATCGAAATCGCCCATGCATTGCATGAACGCGCAGATGGGAAAATGCTCGAAACCCTCGATCGAATCGAACAACTGGCCGACATCCATTACGTGCGACAAAAAGACCAGTTAGGCACAGGACACGCCGTTCTCAAAGCCCGCAAACATATTGGCAACGAACCCTTTGCCGTTCTCTACGGCGACGACCTCGTCGTTTCAGAGCGCCCTTGCATTGGGCAAATGATAGATCACTATAACAAGTACAACAGCTCAATCCTCGCAGTCAAAGAAGTGCCACAAGAACGCATCAGCAGTTATGGCGTTATTAAAGGCACGCGCATAAACGATGTCTATCTCGTTGAGGGACTCATTGAAAAACCCGATCCGGCAAAAGCACCATCAAATCTCGCAACCCTTGGGCGCTATATCTTTGGACCCGAAATCTTTGACTTCCTCGAACAGATCGAACCAGCCGAAAATGGAGAATATCAACTCACCGACGCCATCGAATTGATGAGCCAATCCCGGGCGGTGTACGCATGTGCCATCGAAGGAGAGTGGCATACGGTGGGTGATCTTCTGTCATATCTCAAGACCTCTGTTGCCTTTTCCCTCACCCATCCAGCCATTGCCAAAGATTTTCGCAAATACCTCAGAGAACTCATCCCACTACTCGAAGAAGAAAAGAAATCATTATAG
- a CDS encoding DUF402 domain-containing protein → MLFCELKRHLDKPDETYMCDLVGRGSDWVVLSYVSNQAWKVAGTLLPAGSQTLAFYQTDVAHVLWRMCAPSGDLKGHLFHICRDVRVEERRVSYLDLLLDIWISSDGVVEILDREDVDVCYREGKLCEADLKAIAAEEKRIVAHWPALVREMDALLSDL, encoded by the coding sequence GTGTTGTTTTGCGAATTAAAACGCCATCTCGACAAACCCGATGAAACATACATGTGCGATTTGGTCGGGCGTGGCTCAGATTGGGTCGTCTTGTCCTATGTGTCAAACCAGGCCTGGAAAGTCGCTGGCACTCTCTTGCCTGCTGGTTCTCAAACGTTGGCTTTTTACCAAACGGACGTCGCCCATGTTCTATGGCGAATGTGTGCTCCTTCAGGTGATCTGAAGGGGCATTTATTTCATATTTGTCGAGATGTACGGGTGGAAGAACGCAGGGTCAGTTATCTGGATCTGCTTTTGGATATATGGATAAGTTCAGATGGCGTTGTCGAGATCTTAGACCGAGAGGACGTGGATGTGTGTTACAGGGAAGGCAAACTGTGTGAAGCTGACCTGAAGGCTATAGCGGCAGAAGAGAAACGGATTGTGGCACACTGGCCCGCACTGGTACGCGAGATGGACGCGCTTTTGAGCGACCTATAA